A portion of the Cryptomeria japonica unplaced genomic scaffold, Sugi_1.0 HiC_scaffold_623, whole genome shotgun sequence genome contains these proteins:
- the LOC131872497 gene encoding nudix hydrolase 2-like produces MYFHVLLQINTEFVQVVGFRDGHNAPFGKSDLLFVCMLRSLSSNIVVQDTEISVAKWMAIEEFASQPKNQQSKLLKDMIGVCVANVNGQCEGFSGIGISSNSRKPSAFFCTALNSE; encoded by the exons atgTATTTTCATGTACTCTTACAGATTAATACAGAATTTGTACAAGTGGTTGGGTTCAG GGATGGTCACAATGCCCCTTTCGGAAAATCCGATCTGCTCTTCGTGTGTATGTTGAGATCTCTTTCTTCTAATATTGTTGTGCAAGATACCGAAATTTCAGTAGCCAAG TGGATGGCAATAGAAGAATTTGCATCTCAACCTAAAAATCAGCAAAGCAAACTCCTAAAAGATATGATCGGCGTGTGTGTTGCCAACGTCAACGGACAATGTGAAGGATTTTCAGGCATTGGGATATCGTCCAACTCGCGCAAACCCTCTGCTTTCTTCTGCACTGCCCTTAATTCTGAGTAA
- the LOC131872500 gene encoding nudix hydrolase 8-like translates to MNNNETRHANTLGKPPERKNPAIKAHKSDYAFNSKRLTSHCLVAYTNDVINDAETILSKICDVLKAHEDRYNGVIVDIENMQKDASRFAASLKASLSQWAHQGKKAIWIKVPKEQVKLVHVAIEVGFWYHHAEPSYVMLVNWIPQTPPTIPDNASHQVGITAFVFNKEGEIDTEFVQVVGFRDSHNAPFKKSDLLFVCMLRSVSSNIVVQDTKISAAKVHV, encoded by the exons ATGAATAATAATGAAACACGGCacgcaaataccctgggaaaacctcctgagaggaaaaacccagcaataaAGGCCCACAAGTCTGATTATGCATTCAATTCCAAAAG GTTGACAAGTCACTGCTTAGTCGCTTACACTAATGATGTTATCAATGATGCTGAAACAATTTTGAGCAAAATATGTGATGTTCTCAAAGCCCACGAAGACAGATATAATGGTGTCATTGTTGATATAGAGAATATGCAAAAGGATGCTTCTCGTTTTGCAGCTTCACTCAAGGCATCACTTTCTCAATGGGCACACCAG GGCAAGAAAGCGATCTGGATTAAAGTGCCCAAGGAACAGGTGAAACTAGTCCATGTTGCGATTGAG GTGGGATTTTGGTACCACCATGCAGAGCCTTCATATGTGATGTTAGTGAATTGGATCCCTCAAACTCCTCCTACCATCCCTGATAATGCTTCTCATCAAGTGGGAATCACAGCTTTTGTATTCAACAAGGAGGGAGAG ATTGATACAGAATTTGTCCAAGTGGTTGGGTTTAG GGATAGTCATAATGCCCCTTTCAAAAAATCTGATCTGCTCTTCGTGTGCATGTTGAGATCTGTTTCTTCTAACATTGTTGTGCAAGATACAAAAATTTCAGCAGCCAAGGTACATGTTTAA